A DNA window from Candidatus Zixiibacteriota bacterium contains the following coding sequences:
- a CDS encoding DNA-protecting protein DprA, whose amino-acid sequence MRPMEYSDTDIAIVALREYANVGPRTLQQLITRFDTVENIFASAPGEIADLPRMTPEKEDLIRLSIDNSDLIRHRLADYADNEIYLTTVVGSTYPPALLEINDPPPLLYFRGSLEVCRDNCVAIVGSHEASAEAIAEGVRLGSLIAETGTVVVSGLARGIDAAAHLGALKSEGKTIAVLGCGIEDIYPPEHQSLADNIVTNGLICSEYPPESAVDVGRLLSRNRIIVGLARSVIVVEITSGTGGTASAIRETLKQGKSLFTCFNPNLDGAATNELGAVHLKDPDDWKMVIRYMV is encoded by the coding sequence ATGAGGCCGATGGAATACAGCGACACTGACATTGCGATCGTCGCATTGCGCGAGTATGCGAACGTAGGTCCGCGCACGCTGCAGCAGTTGATTACGCGCTTCGATACGGTTGAGAACATCTTTGCGAGCGCGCCGGGCGAGATCGCCGACTTGCCGCGGATGACGCCGGAAAAGGAGGACTTGATCCGGCTGTCGATCGACAATTCCGACTTGATCCGGCACCGGCTCGCCGACTACGCCGACAACGAAATCTACCTGACGACAGTTGTCGGCAGCACGTATCCGCCGGCGCTGCTGGAGATCAACGATCCGCCGCCGTTGCTCTATTTTCGCGGCAGCCTGGAAGTCTGCCGTGACAATTGCGTGGCCATCGTCGGCAGCCACGAGGCTTCGGCAGAGGCGATTGCCGAAGGCGTCCGGCTCGGCTCGCTCATCGCCGAGACCGGCACGGTCGTCGTGTCGGGTTTGGCGCGCGGCATCGATGCGGCAGCGCATCTGGGGGCGCTCAAGTCCGAAGGCAAGACCATTGCCGTCCTGGGATGCGGGATTGAAGACATTTATCCGCCGGAGCATCAGAGTCTGGCCGACAACATTGTCACTAACGGCTTGATTTGTTCGGAGTATCCGCCGGAGAGTGCAGTTGATGTCGGCCGGTTGCTGTCGCGCAATCGCATCATCGTCGGCCTGGCCCGTTCGGTGATAGTCGTCGAGATCACTTCCGGAACCGGCGGCACGGCCAGCGCGATCAGGGAGACGTTGAAGCAGGGCAAGTCGCTATTCACCTGCTTCAACCCCAATCTGGACGGGGCGGCAACAAACGAACTGGGGGCGGTACACCTGAAAGATCCTGACGACTGGAAGATGGTGATTCGCTACATGGTGTAG
- a CDS encoding adenosine kinase: protein MIAGNNRAGKRYDVYGIGNALVDYISFVDDQFLIDKSIGKGIMTLVGKSAHETLEGLRAHEVKRCSGGSAANTITGLAALGGRGCYSGKVGNDELGRFYREDLTQAGIDFYVEPDTLPTGSCVSFVTPDAERSMLTFLGASTYLTDADIHLEALAQSQFLYLEGYLWDSPKARSAAVRALDAAKRSDVQIAFSFSDAWLVGRFRDDFVRLIGEYVDVLFLNARESEEITGFQDPQMAARQIASRVPSICLTCGASGAITVADGHLRMTPALPVTKVVDTTGAGDLYAAGVLRGLTSGFDLVTSSMIGARAAAAIVAKVGARLDRDDLRG from the coding sequence ATGATAGCCGGAAACAACAGGGCCGGGAAGCGGTACGACGTCTACGGCATCGGCAATGCGTTGGTGGACTACATCTCCTTTGTCGACGACCAGTTCCTGATTGACAAGAGCATTGGCAAGGGCATCATGACCTTGGTCGGCAAGTCGGCGCATGAAACGCTGGAAGGTCTGCGCGCCCACGAAGTCAAGCGCTGCAGCGGCGGTTCGGCGGCCAATACGATTACTGGTCTGGCCGCCTTGGGCGGTCGGGGTTGCTATTCCGGCAAAGTCGGAAATGACGAACTCGGCCGATTCTATCGCGAGGACCTGACTCAGGCCGGTATTGACTTTTACGTCGAGCCCGACACGCTGCCGACCGGGTCGTGCGTCAGCTTCGTGACTCCGGACGCCGAGCGCTCGATGCTGACCTTCCTCGGCGCATCGACTTATCTCACTGATGCGGACATTCACCTGGAGGCGCTTGCGCAGTCGCAATTCCTCTACCTCGAGGGCTATCTCTGGGATTCGCCCAAAGCGCGTAGTGCGGCGGTCCGGGCGTTGGACGCGGCCAAACGTTCCGATGTCCAGATCGCCTTCTCCTTCTCAGATGCCTGGCTGGTGGGGCGCTTTCGCGACGATTTCGTACGCTTGATTGGAGAATACGTCGACGTGCTGTTTCTGAACGCGCGTGAATCGGAGGAGATCACCGGATTTCAGGATCCGCAGATGGCGGCACGGCAGATCGCCTCGCGCGTACCCTCGATTTGCCTGACCTGCGGCGCTTCCGGCGCGATTACGGTTGCCGACGGCCATCTGCGAATGACGCCGGCCCTGCCGGTGACCAAAGTCGTCGACACGACTGGCGCCGGTGATCTCTATGCGGCAGGAGTACTGCGAGGATTGACTTCGGGGTTTGATTTAGTCACCTCATCAATGATTGGCGCACGGGCGGCGGCCGCGATTGTGGCCAAAGTCGGGGCGCGTCTCGATCGGGACGATCTTCGCGGTTAG
- the amrB gene encoding AmmeMemoRadiSam system protein B — translation MEVHEQKPNEVRRMAYAGKLYPADPLELSELVEQRIAASGRPQSAKGEVRAIVTPFAPARLVAGPGIGALRALNRHRYPTVVIVASAQEVMFDHASIFHGSAYETPLGRVFLDLELAKSLSELHPRVVMSARGHTGGRQAEFVIESMLPWLQKLIGDFRLIPIVAGIDDAELATGIGEVLAHPSLGNGLIVSCTQIDIDLADGEQQARWQRVEAAFAGLDFAVLRDRLAHFAFPGSAAWLALTYAGRRRGWKRIVPMSLQGEEEVPTGACLSYVVMGN, via the coding sequence ATGGAAGTCCACGAGCAGAAACCGAATGAAGTCCGGCGGATGGCCTATGCCGGCAAGCTTTATCCCGCCGACCCGCTGGAGTTGAGTGAATTAGTGGAGCAACGGATTGCGGCCTCCGGGCGACCGCAGTCGGCGAAGGGCGAGGTGCGGGCGATTGTGACGCCATTTGCGCCGGCTCGGCTGGTCGCGGGACCGGGGATCGGCGCCCTGCGTGCACTCAATCGCCATCGCTATCCGACGGTCGTGATCGTCGCCAGTGCGCAGGAGGTCATGTTTGACCATGCGTCGATTTTTCATGGCAGCGCTTACGAGACGCCGCTGGGTCGAGTGTTCCTGGACTTGGAGTTGGCCAAGTCCCTTTCCGAATTGCATCCTCGCGTCGTTATGTCGGCGCGCGGGCACACGGGCGGCCGGCAAGCGGAATTTGTCATCGAATCGATGTTGCCGTGGCTGCAGAAACTGATCGGCGATTTTCGGTTGATTCCGATTGTAGCCGGGATCGATGATGCCGAGCTCGCCACGGGCATCGGCGAGGTGTTGGCCCACCCGTCATTGGGAAACGGCCTGATTGTATCGTGCACGCAGATTGATATCGACCTGGCCGACGGCGAACAGCAAGCGCGATGGCAGAGGGTCGAGGCAGCCTTTGCCGGTCTTGATTTTGCCGTACTGCGAGACCGGCTCGCGCACTTCGCCTTCCCCGGCTCCGCCGCCTGGCTGGCGCTAACCTACGCCGGCCGTCGTCGCGGCTGGAAGCGCATCGTGCCAATGTCGCTGCAAGGGGAAGAGGAAGTACCGACTGGAGCGTGTTTGTCCTACGTTGTAATGGGAAATTGA